The genomic segment atatacttttgaACAAATTTTGAGAGTGCATTTGGTATGACGGAATATATTtgcaagaaaacattttcctgaAGAAGCTGTCTCACTATCTAACACTAAAATTTAGAAACTATTTTAGATTTACTAACGTAGAGAATCGTTAACATCAAGGTTATGATGGGATGGATAGAACCTTCCATCCTTAACCAGAGGTCTCGGTTTCCAGTCCTATGAATAAAAATAATCTTGGTAAAGAACTTCCCCTTTAATGGGCCTTACGTGATGCAACCGaaagtgctttttttttttttttttttaagaaagtcTTTATTTAAGAGATgaggtgtttgaccaagcttttaggAAAAAAGTTAGGTGTTTTTCAGTAGTAGCAGAAGATGTTTTTCAAAGCTGAAAAAGTAACTTTTCCACGGAAGCATTTTTAGAACCTTGGCCAAGCACAAATTAATATTCAATATTAGTGGAGTGaatttttgacaaaaaagacttttcaaaataagcaaatTTTGGAAGCTTGACCAAATATACTATTAGTCGGGGCAACAAAACAGTTATTGGGACACCTAgtgaaaacaaaaaatagaagaagataGTCGATTCTCCCCTTTTGATCAAATAATCATTCTAAACGCATATCCAAAATTGCACATGAAATACTGTAATTGGAAGAACTTAATCTTATCtttgcaaatattttgacaGGGAATGAATTTCTTATAAGTAACTTGAAGGGCATGCAGATGTTATCAGGTTCAATCTCTATGACACATGTAGAGGATGTTTGTCGTGCCCATATTTTTGTTGCTGAGAAAGAATCAGCTTTTGGAAGATACATTTGCTCTACAGTCAATACCAGTGTTCCAGAGCTTGCAAATTTCTTGAAGAAAAGATACCCAACTTCATGTGTTCCTACTGAGTAAGTAATGTTACAAATATTAAATAAGCTTCATAAGCGTTTTTTCTAGAATGAATACAAATGCAAATGTTTCTTTGTATAAGTAAGAGTTAATTCAATCTGTTACTGtaactctccaaaaatgttgtcTTCCTCGTGTCGGATcactacttttgaaggatccgacaccCACCCATCGGCACTTTTTGAAGAGCCCGAGCAGCATAGAGTTCAGTACACTGACAATATGTAGCTTTTTAACACCATCAGGTTATGCTACATGATAGCATTAAATAAGGAACAAAACAATTGGTTCACACTTAGGTTGATTATTGGCTTTTCTAGAATGAATGCAAATACAAATATTTCTTTGTATAATTAAGAGTTAAAGTTTAGTGCACTAATAGTGTGCATTTTTTAACATCATCTGGTTAGTAATTATCTGCAATAACTTGTACTAACTATTTTTAACACCATTAGGTTGTGTTTACCTGCATAAATAACAGGTAGCTGTTTATAACAAGCATGATCAGGTAATATAGAAAATATACATAATGACCTCTTatgatattttaaattatactCAATAGTGTAAAAATTCATAGAATTGTCAGTATATATAACCCAGATCCATATTCCAAACCCTCTTGACATGCACCGATGAGTTGCAAGTTCAGGTTTTTTTCCCCACCCGGTGTCTGACGCGTACTTTGGGCACCACTAATCCGGATTCGAGCCCAACAGTCTCATTTTGGAGATAAAAACGCTCCCTACTAAAGTTGACTTCAGTCCTAGGCTCGAACCCCAGTCCTCTGGTTAAGGATGAAGGGCTACTTACCATCTAACTACAACCTTTGATAGTCCAAGAAAAAAGGATTTAGTGATGAAGACATGCAACTACGGTGCAAAGCATAGGGGTAAAAAAGCAGGACTAATAAGATATTTGTAAATAGTCTTATCTCCCTATTGAAGCATTcaaatcctttttttcttttttttttttttgtccttcttATATTCATAAACTGTATGGTATAAAACTTGTTTACTCATATAAATCTGGTTGATGTATTGCAGTTTTGGAGACTTCCCTTCTAAAGCCAAGTTGATCATATCATCAGAAAAACTCATCAAAGAAGGATTCAATTTTAAGTATGGGATTGAAGAGATTTATGATCAGTGTGTTGCTTGTTTTAAAGAAAAGGGGTTACTGAAGAACTGAAGAGTTCAGTGTATCTTGTGGCAAAGAGCAACACTCTTCTGTAGCAATTGCTTTGAAGAAACAAGATTGAATTTAATACACAAAAGAACggataatttataaataaaataagtctaGTTCTGTGTTCTATTATGCCAAATAATCCTTCAAGATTTACTGTTAAAGTGGTAGACATACTCTTCAACGAATTTGCAGGGACTACACATGTTTTATTATATAGCTGAAGCGGCTGAACACTAATTCTTGAAATGTGCTTTTCTTTTGATCATTTGAAATCTTCCATTTAATAACGAAATACAGAATTTACCTTCCCCAGGTTGCAATTGATTTAGTTCAAACCCgcctaagcattttggcatggGCACTAATCAAATTAGCATTGACTATTCAGAACAGAACCAACACACCTCCTAGTTCGTAATTAATAGACTATCTGATCAGCGCACTAATACTCAGGTACAGTTATTCTTGCATTTTCTTGTTGGGAAAGAGTAAATATTAACTTTTCCCCTGTATTCTTAGATATGTTTCAAGATCTTGTCATGACTCTTGCATATAATGGAGCAAATACTTTTATAACATATAAGTTATTACTTAATGCTTATAACAAAAACAGAAACCAAACCTTTATTAATTGTTAAGTAGTTAACTTTAAGTAGACAAGAAAATGTTCCATTAACTAGGCCACATTATTCTTCAAGTATTTGAAATGGCACAAGAGGAGAAGACAGTAGATCTGTGGGCTAAACAGGAATGACATCATAGCACGTAAAGGAAATTGAAACAAATGCCAACCACAAAAGACAAGAATACCATTCTCTTTTGTCGTTAATACTTGTGTGCAAAAGTATCTTCTGTTAAGGATCTTAATAGATCACCTAAACCCCTGTTGACAACCCTCTCTGACCATTTTCTTACAGTGACCTAATGTTTAGCATCCTTATGAGACCATACTAAAAATAGCTTGTGAACTTCATATCCATATCGGACAAACAGTTCTAGTTGCCTTATAATTACAAATAGGCatgggatatcccatctttGAATGATTGATCACAACCAAAATGTCATCATCTCTAAGCTGATTGCATAATTTATAGGTTAATATGTTCCCATGGCTCTTGACTTCTTGTACAGGAAGAATGCATCTATATTTTGTCATACTCATTTATGCTACTATTGAAAGCACTGTTATAGAAACTCATAGATAAAAGTCATGAAACTCACACACAAAGGCTGAGCAAAGTATAAATTCATTCAATATCCAAAACAAGAATACATCTATTTGCTAACAGTCATGAAACTACCATCAAATTAAGTTCGCACACGAGGTAAACGTACCAAATTCAGCATCTAAAACGCTAAGCAACCACCTCGTCCCTTACTCATCTGAAGGCAAATTGAGCTTATAAAGATGGTAATCATTCGACTTGCCCAAATGCACAACCTCCTTAGCTTCTCGAACCCTCGACGATTTCACCAACCCATCCACCACTCCTTGCAACAACTTCATATCAACATTGCACTTCCTTTTAAAAACCTCTTTGCACAACTCGAACGCCCAATCAAAATCACCCTTTTCGCAAGCAGAAGAAATAACACTTCCAAATATCGCCTTATCCGGAGCAGAACCGCTGTTCACGAGCTCTCCGTACCACTTTTTAGCCTCCTCCAAATTACCCTTTTTACAATATCCTCTAATCAAAGCACCATAAGTAAACACATCAGGCTTTAACTCAAAACTTCCCAATTCACCAACAAGTTTCACCGCCTCCGATACTTTATTCTCATTCACCAATCCAACCAACTTCGCATTATAACTCCTAATATCCGGCTTAACGTTCTTCTTAACCATTAAATTCCACATCTTTTCGCCATCATCAAACTTACCATTCGCGTAAAACGCACCAAGAATCGTATTAAACGTAACCAAATCATGTTTTAACCcatttttctcaatttcatcaaccaacacaacaacttTATCAAACTCTCCTTTTTCACACAACCCTTTAATCATTATATTATACGTAACAACATCAGGTTTCACTTTCAACTTTTCGGGCAATTCTTGAAACAAAGATTCAAGCTTATCATACTTCTTGGAATTCACACAAGCACTTAAAATCGCGTTAACGGATTTCAAACTTCTGTcaggcatttcatcaaacaccttTTGTGCATTCTCAAAAAGCCCACATTTCCCATACAAGCTAACTAACCTTACATTGAAATTCTCTTTCGTTATATCGGGTCGATATTGTTTTTGGTGTTCGAGGATTTCTTCGATCCATTTGAAGCGTTTAGCGGAAGCTAATCGATGAACTGTGGATTCGTAAATGCCGGTTTTCGTGCGAAAACGGGTGATATCTGAGTATTGTTTGAATTTAGAAACGAGTTTTTTGAGGTTGCGTTCTTTGTATAAGTCATTGGAGATGGTTTTTATTGATCTTGTTAAAGATGCCATTTTGGTATAGTGAAGAAAGGaagtaatgagaaaaaagacTGGAGTGTAGGGTTTATGGTACACGGTTAAAGGGTTTGATGcaaatgattcttttttttttttttccccttatttttcttttttttgcaaATGGGTCTTTAataaagggtgtgtttggtattaatggaaaatattttccaaggaaaaatatttttcaagaaagtaTTTTCTCGGTAAATTagtgatttttgtatttaatttcttatatttggtaCACAAGTTAGAAAATATTATGTTAGGAGCATTTGCATATATTTAAATTCGGGGTGCAACTTCTTGTGATGGAGGTAGGTGGATGGGTGGTGGGGTTAGGGTAGGTAGGGGTGGGAGGTGGGGTAGGTTCGGGGTATGGGAtaggtggggtggggtggggatGAAGGTGGGGGATGAGGTAAGAGGTGATAGGGAAGTGGgtaggtgggggtgggggtggattGGGGATTCATTTGTGTGTTTTAATTGATTCGGGATGTTTTCCATCAAGtgtttaagaaaaatattttctcctattttGAGGAAAACTTTTTCcctagaaaaatatttttaaggtgTGTATTGTTTTTGGTGTTCGAGGATTTCTTCGATCCCATTTGTACCATTTGGTGGAAGCTAATCGATGAACGAAGACTCGTAAATGCCGATTTTTGTGCGAACGGGTGATATCAAAATAATGTTTGAATTTAAAAACGGGACTTTTGAGGTTGCGTTCTTTGTATAAGTCATCTGAGATGgattttattgatttggttaAAGATGCCATTGGTAGTGAAGAAGTAATGAGGAAATGGCTATGGAGTGTAGGGTTTTAAGGTactaaaaaatgacaaaaatggtcccttatgtttgagggtaggttcaaaatTGTCCATTAAGTATGCATTTAATATTCTTGGTTATTTTTAGAGTTTGTTTAACCTAGCGGCTAAAAACTGCTTATTTTGAGAAGTGTTTTTTAagtgattttaaaaaaagtacttttcgtAAGAAGCAGTTTGTATTTAGTTAATTTGGAAAGTACTTTTGACAGCTTTTATTAAGCAGATTGTGTTTGGCTGATCTTCttaaaaaaagtgcttttgagtgTACAATTACGAAAAAGGACAAGTATCGATGAACGATACTATCAAGATTGTCTCAgagagaaattattttaaatatatatggaaGACTTCAATTaagtttttacttttatttgattaaaatttaataatacatattaaaattttcaaataaaagtaaatatctaatattgatataatatcaacacgatgatttaaatatactaaaaactacaaccaaaacaaaattcaaaagcaTTCTACTAATTAAATTCAACACAAAGAATTATTGATTAGAAATTAATGGATTAACGAGGGACATACTTTGTAGATATGTATTTATATGGAgatatttttgtcttgaaaaaaataattttctgctTCTGCTTTTTTCAAGAAGCAGAAATTATTTGCTTCTCCCCAACCGCAGAAAAACTGTTTCTGCTTCTACTTAAAAGCAATTTTActaattggccaaacacctcaaatatctaaaataagtgttttttcttgaaaaaaaatgcttttggcCTCAAAACCACTAAGCCAAACATGCTCTTAGTCTCCATCGAATATTTACCGAATACGGTCTGTTAGATTTGACGGAAACTATGATAAAGGTAAGAATTAGCGAGAATTCGCATTTAGATGtacaattttgtagtttttgttatgttttacTAATTTATTTCTAGATTCTCTTGTCCAGCTTTTTGAGTAAtttctactttttttaaaattatattttttaggtTCTAGTATTTCtccaaaccccacttgtgggattacgtTGGTATGCTGTTGTTGTTAGTGTCGTGCGTAGCTTTTATGTTGCATATTTTAGAATTTGATGTCATTTTTTTGGTGTTGATAGttaaatctttttctttcactGTTTTTCCTTTAAATGTAATAGATAGAGTTGATAAATACTTTATAGGGACTAAAAGTGttaattttgacaaacttaaaggaccaaatctgttaagtgcatacttaagagattattttgaacctactatcAAGCATAAGGGATAATTattgtcattttctcttttaaGTACAAACTGCAGGGTTTTGATGCAAATGGTTAATTTTCTTTGCAAGTGGATGTTTAAAAGTAAGTTCTCTCATGCATTTCATCAAAGCACTTTTTGAGCATTCTCAAACAACCCACATTTTCCAGACAAACTAACCTACCTTACATTGAAACTCTCTTTCGTTATATCGGGTTGACATTGCTTTTGGCGTTCGAGGATTTCTTTGATCCATTTGTACCGTTTAGTGGAAGCTAATGGATGAATAGTAGACTCGTAAATGTTGGTTTTCGTGCGAAAAGGGGTGATATCTAAGTATTGTTTGAATTTAAAAACGAGTTTTTTGAGGTATTCTTTGTATAAGTCATTGGAGATGGTTTTTATTGATCTGGTTAAACATGCCATTTTGATAGTGAAGAAAGTAAGTAATGAGAAAATGGTTGTGGAGTGTAGGGTTTATGGTTAATGCTTACAGGGTTTTGATGCAAATGGTTCCTCCTTttatcttttttccctttttttttcttttttgcaaatGGGTCTTtaattaagggtgtgtttggtattgaaagaaaatattttccatggaaaaatatttttcaagaaaagattTCTCGATAAATTAgtaatttttctatttattttcttgtgtttaaTATTCAAGTTAGAAAATATCGTTTTAAGAGTATTTGCATATATTTAAGGCATAACACTATGAGGTTTATAAATTTGTAGTGCAACTTCTAGTGGAGGGAGTAGGCAGATGGGCATGGGGTAGGCAGGAGTAGGGTGGAGGGGTAAGGTGGGAAGTGGGGGAGGGGTAAGGTAAGGGTATTGGGGTAGGTTGGGGGTGAGTGAGAGGTGGGTGTAGGAGAGGGGCAATGGGTAGGTGGGATAGGGGATAGGTGGGGTGGGGGTAAGTAGGGGTGGTAGGTTGGATGAGTTGGGATGGCTTAGCGTGTTTTTATTGATTCGGAAAATGTTTCATcaaatttttaaggaaaatatttcctCTTATTTTGAGGAAAAATTTTCCatagaaaaaatattatttaggTTTGTATTGCTTTTGGTGTTCGGGGATTTCTTTGATCTATTTGAAGAGCTTAGCAGAAGCTAATCGATGAACTGTAGACTCATAAATGCCGATTTTCGTGCGAAAAGGGGTGATATCTGAGtattatttgattttgaaaCGAGTCTTTTGAGGTCGCGTTCTTTGTACAAGTCACTGGAGATGGTTATTATTGTTCTGGTTAAAGATGCCATTAGTATAGTGAAGAAGTAATGAGAAAATGGCTATGGAGTGTAGGGTTTTAAGGGGGGGAAACATAAATAGCCACCCATTACTTTTGATTACACCTCCTAACCTTAAACTTTTGTTCACAATAAATAGCCTTAAAATTTATAGCCGCTTCAGTAAACCTAGTAAAAAAAGAAAGCTTTAACTAAAGCCATTAGCATTTCGTCCTCATTAATTTAGCCTTAATTATAGGAATACACTCTTACCAAATCTCTCTTGAAAAAAACTTTTTCCTTTCTCTGGCATTGAAGATTTCTAATGTCTTTAAAACAGTTATTGGTGTGTTCTTTCATTTAGCAAGGAATAGTCTTCACTCAAAACAAGTGTTTCTGACATTTTTATTCCCTCTGCCATtgatatgaaaattttaaattttttgtgtctttgaaaatcatttttccatTGGTGTCACATTTGAACTttatgttctttgaaaagcacttttcatTGGTGAAATGTGTagtcaaatatgcaaaaatttcacaaatccttttttttttttttttttttgaagaaggcAAGATCAGGAGAAACAACCGGATTAAGAGAATCCATTATACATTGTTTGTACACTTTATACAAGGAATATGCATTGTATAGTTGATGTATAATTATCAtgtaaatatgtgtataattaatgtatatattgattatatgtgtataactaATGTATATACTAATTATACGCTTGTTATACATTCAAAATgtactagaaaaaaaaaatataagttgaCGATGAACCAATATAGAGAAGCAGCAAGAAAACTTCACAATACTCAGGGGTATACATTAACTATACATCAAATATGCATACATTAGTTATATATCAAATAATATACATCGATTATACAACAAATATGCATACATTGATCATACATAAAATGGTACCCCTTACTACCCATGAAAATCTTGTTTAAAAAGAGTCCTCAAACTTTGTATAAATTTTTGATTGATTTAGCTGATGAAAGGTCTATGTTGAAAATTTAAGAAGGattataataaagaaaagaagaagaagagtaaaTTGATAAAACAAAGAAACCCGTTTAGATGGATACGTATGGGAACAAAAGAAACTCATTTCCGATGGGTATCTTAACATAAcccctaaaattattttaatttaaaattaacatTCCTATAATTTCTCGTACTACTTAAATGCCTAAAACCAGAAAACAGGGTGTGGAAATTGATTAAAATGggttatttatagtttaaaatcAATATGGCCCGCTAATCAAGTAAATTATTCGGGTTTTAAGGTActagaaaatgacaaaaatagtcccttatgtTCAAggataggttcaaaatagtccctcaagtatgcaCTTTATAGTCTTGGTCCATCAAATACTTATCAAATACTGTTGTTAGATTTGACGGAAACTATTAACAAGTAAGGGGATTCTCATTTAAAGGTactatttttgtgattttttctatttttaatttatttctagaTTCTCGTGcaattttttgaataatttctactattttttaaatatattcttagtagccgtttggccataaaaattattcacttttttccgaaattttttttcactttttttacttttgggcgtttggccataaatattcggaatacaacttgaagttgtattccggaataccaaaaataagaaaaacttgttttttaaaaaaaattcacgtttttcacctttttacaactacatttcaccaaaaactacaattttaaaaactatggccaaacacaactccaactccaacttcaaaaattccaaaaaaagtgaatttgtttttggtatttatggccaaacagcACCTTAGTGTCTAGTGTAGTTTTTGTGTTGCATATTTTAGAATTTGATGTgactttcttgttctttatggttatttttttttttttttttttttgccattatttttcttcaaatgtaACAGACAGAGTTCGATACATATCTTACGAAACTAAAAGTGTTATTGTTTGACAAATttgaaggaccaaaactgtCAAGTACATACTTAagagactattttgaacctactatTAAACATAAGggatcatttttgtcattttctctttaaGGTATAAACTGCAGATTTTTGTTGCAAAtggttatttttctttttcttttgcttgCAAGTGCATGTTTAAAAGTAAGTTCTCTCAGGCCTTTCAAACAACCCAGATTTCCCAAACAAACTCACAAGCCTTACATTGAAACTCTCTTTTGGCTACATTGGATCGATATCGCTTTTGGTGTTCTAGGATTTCTTCGATTCATTTGTACCGTTTAGCGGAAGCTAATCGATGAATAGTAGACTCGTAAATGCCGATTTTCATGCTAAAACAGGTGATATAAATTTTCGTTTAGAGACAAGTGCAAAACTAATCATTTTCCGTAACAGCTTACCTCTAGAGCAACATTTCACTGTAGTGGTTTTGTTTACTTTGGAGCCGATTTTCATATTATGTCATATTACATATGCTCTATAATAGCATCTTGCTATAACAATCAAAAAATTATGCAGACAAACGTCATTATAAAGACCAAAaatttgagaggcaaaaattaaagatcacccccgaataagggcaTTTGTGTGAATGACCCGACGAACTAACTCGAATTTTCGGTAGGAATTGCACCTAATAGCCAGTTTTCATATTACTATTTAAGTTATATCCATCTCTTTAGAATTATTTAACTTGTAGCCGATTTGGCAAACTTCAGACAGGATATGCTCCTctgtttctccttcttcttcttcaaaagctTTGCCCAAACAAATTATCTTTTTGTTCTTAGCGTTTCAGTTATTGTATTGTAAATCtccttaaattattatttaatctGATTAATCTGGGACTTAAAATGACTGAATTAAAttgaggtgctattgattaaatggatgaataccATGAGTGAaatgatgtcacgacccaaacctgGGGTTGGATGTAACACGGCACTAGGTGCCAgactacatgtgaccgagcgaaccaactggctggttgaatcaacatgtgatatcataaGTTACTGAATGCGGAAAATAAACTAACACATTCTGATATACTGAAAGTCTGAATGATATAATAAAAATGTGGAAACGCTGTTATAAGTCTAATGCATAACtgtagccaacatggcttaaCATGAAAAGCCTGTGACTCTGTCTAGCTATTATTCTAGTATATGAAGTCTCTAATGAAGTACTGAAAACACTGATTGTTGCctggacaaggcccccggcatacctgaCTGTCTGTAAATACTGAAAGACTGTAAAATAATGATAATGCCCCGAAagactggggctcaccaatcagctgatacTGGAAATCCTAGTGAGCAGAttcgtcgtcctgtaaatcgttacctgcatcgcgagatgcaggccttgggcaaaagggacgtcagtacatttgaattgcactggtatgtaaaacaactgaaagaaagaactatAAGTGCTAAAACTGAAACTAAACCGATAACTGATAACTGAAGTGAAGAAAAGAAGTAAAGTTATGTATACTTCTTGTTCTGAATAGAGAATCACCTGTTTAACTGAAATCATAATTTGTGGCCTCAGGCCTAATATATGTGCACAAATTTGTGGCCTCGGgcccaagtatacatatacataactgtGGCCTTAGGTCCAAGAAcacaggtgttcaacattaaacaatttacattaaaaaatTGAGAATCATGCTGAAAATGTTCAACGCTGACATACTGAGCACTAATTCactgagacatgtattcatgagCTGattatgagatatgcgcctttaactatttataaacatgctgaatattctagactgagactcatggttatcaaacacaagtctatattgattacgtactgagctcACAACGTtcggaatgaaagtcatgaatgaATTACGAAACTAGAGAATAGAGGTTCTACAACTATTCAGGGAACTGAGGCATAACTATATTTCTGAGTCAATACGTTGTAAAAGAACGTGGCATTgggagaatcattaacattcccaaACATAGAGAGTTAGCCTAACATACTTTAACTTCCTGCTCTTGAGCGTAATGTTATTCCCAATTATTAATGTTCGTCGCTCCTTTcgactttaatctatagcaTTATAAGACAATGAAATCAACATTTGCAACAATACTCAAGTTTTGGCCATTTAGGTAtcttatcaaacacttggtgggcataaagctccacaaccttcacTAATGGtattttcttcacccaattctcattctattacttctaggtgattctacaatctcaattagatgtagggtgtgttcggtatggaggaaaacattttccaattttctcatgttcatttggtcaaaaattttggaaaacattttttttagaaaaataagttccttaaaaatggggaaaatgacttccctaataaaagtagggaaaacaagtccacaatgcattccaccaaccactgccccccccccccccccccctccaaaaaaaataattttgttttgaaaaaaaaagttcaaaactttttttttttttttttacaaccccccccccccaaccccaactACCAAACCCCAAACACTTCGGCAACCATGCATCACCCCACCCCCTAACCACTCCCACAACCCATGCACCACTCCCCCCACGCCGCACCCTACCCCCACCTAGCACCCCACCCCCTATCGCCCCACCACCCCACcctaaattaaatttttaaaaaaaaaaaaaattcttttgggtTTCTACACCACCACATCCCTACCCCCCCCCCTCACACCACCACCCCCACTCAACCCAACCCTAACCACTCCCTCACCCCACTtcccaacttttttttcttttttcttaaaaaatttttaaaagtttcttttcttatttttttcaccccacccacccccacgaCCACCCCCCTCCCGACACCCTACCAccccctccaattttttttttttttttttaagttttgaaaagttttcttttttgattctcTACACCCACCCACCGCATGCACCCCCACCCCCGCACGCACCCCTACACCCTCCGCCCCCCTAAATTTTCTACTTCctatttaattttacctttattaaaaaattataaaaattgaaggtttgcgTGGTTATTggagggggtgggtggtgtaaaaatccgaaaaaagtaacttttaaaacttctttaagaaatttttttttggggggaggcTATCTCGCGCGCGGGgggcgcgggggggggggggggagagaagggatgtggtggtttagaaaatttaaaacttcaaaaaaaaaattgggagcgggggcgggggtggggggtgggggtgttggtgttggtgtggtatgggtcCACGCTAGTGGGGATGTGGTGGTTTAGaaaatcctttaaaaaaaaaattgggggtggggggggggggttggtgtggtatggggtggtggggttggggtggaGTTGTGGGGCTTGGATGGGTATTTTcctgaaaatattttctaccaaccaaatgaacatgagaaaataagtaagaaattcacttattttccgctacccaaacgaacatgagaaaataagtagaaattcacttattttccacgAACACATTTTCCAGGAAAACATTTTACTCCACACCGAACACACCCGTAATTAACACCATTCTTCACcacccatatgattataacaatccTAAATCAACAAATTCAAAACCCTACCATAGTTCACATCATTCCTCGAAAAATTCCC from the Lycium ferocissimum isolate CSIRO_LF1 chromosome 11, AGI_CSIRO_Lferr_CH_V1, whole genome shotgun sequence genome contains:
- the LOC132035995 gene encoding small ribosomal subunit protein mS79 (rPPR3b)-like; this encodes MASLTRSIKTISNDLYKERNLKKLVSKFKQYSDITRFRTKTGIYESTVHRLASAKRFKWIEEILEHQKQYRPDITKENFNVRLVSLYGKCGLFENAQKVFDEMPDRSLKSVNAILSACVNSKKYDKLESLFQELPEKLKVKPDVVTYNIMIKGLCEKGEFDKVVVLVDEIEKNGLKHDLVTFNTILGAFYANGKFDDGEKMWNLMVKKNVKPDIRSYNAKLVGLVNENKVSEAVKLVGELGSFELKPDVFTYGALIRGYCKKGNLEEAKKWYGELVNSGSAPDKAIFGSVISSACEKGDFDWAFELCKEVFKRKCNVDMKLLQGVVDGLVKSSRVREAKEVVHLGKSNDYHLYKLNLPSDE